From a single Calothrix sp. NIES-2098 genomic region:
- a CDS encoding tryptophan synthase alpha subunit gives MTAISHCFETLGRNKECALIPFITAGDPDLETTAAALRILDRSGADIIELGVPYSDPLADGPVIQAAATRALQQGTTLDSVLEMLQATTPDLKAPIVLFTYYNPILHRGIEKFLQQIAAAGVAGLVVPDLPLEEAAGLLQPAGEIGIDLTLLIAPTSSAERIEAIARASQGFIYLVSVTGVTGMRAQVATRVSDLLKQIRSVTDKPIGVGFGISEPAQARQIKDWGADAAIAGSAFVKRLAEGTPEEGLNAIAEFCQSLKSAIAAE, from the coding sequence ATGACTGCCATTTCCCACTGCTTTGAAACTCTTGGACGCAATAAAGAGTGTGCTTTAATTCCGTTTATCACAGCTGGCGATCCAGATTTAGAAACAACAGCAGCAGCTTTGCGCATTCTCGATCGCAGTGGGGCAGATATTATTGAACTGGGAGTTCCCTACTCCGATCCGCTAGCAGATGGGCCAGTGATTCAAGCTGCTGCTACTCGCGCGCTACAACAGGGGACAACATTGGATAGCGTGCTGGAAATGTTGCAAGCCACTACTCCCGATTTAAAAGCACCGATCGTTTTGTTTACTTACTACAACCCGATTTTGCACCGGGGAATTGAGAAGTTTCTCCAGCAGATTGCAGCGGCTGGGGTAGCGGGTTTGGTAGTTCCCGATTTACCTCTGGAAGAAGCTGCTGGTTTACTGCAACCGGCTGGTGAAATCGGCATTGATTTAACATTGTTAATTGCACCGACAAGTTCCGCCGAACGGATAGAAGCGATCGCGCGCGCTTCTCAAGGATTTATCTATCTTGTCAGTGTTACTGGGGTGACTGGCATGAGAGCGCAAGTAGCAACGCGAGTGTCAGATTTACTCAAACAAATTCGTAGTGTTACGGACAAGCCAATTGGCGTGGGCTTTGGGATTTCCGAACCCGCACAAGCGCGTCAGATTAAAGATTGGGGTGCAGATGCGGCGATCGCGGGTAGCGCTTTTGTGAAACGTTTGGCCGAAGGGACTCCAGAAGAAGGTTTGAATGCGATCGCAGAATTTTGTCAAAGTCTGAAATCAGCGATCGCGGCTGAGTAG
- a CDS encoding peptidase M48 Ste24p yields the protein MLNWKRTILTTSSLCLFLCSATLPVLAKPTPQRKPAATSSSLYEQAKKQLPEDFYALYRVVDRIARANEFDTRPWRIVAIPKYDVNAFATDVNLIAVYDGILDQLAGDSSALACVVAHEMGHHVKRHLAVGAAQKTELIAKIEEEAKKEVLGEQQAANNESTAAVVGGAVVNRVVGGTIGGLLGSVLGNQGVQRQADSQKRINLIIETKKKELEERLATQERQHETEADEIGYIASVKAGFDPEGCLRVMQVLSQIPGSEADTDHPSVPKRIEAIKALTIKYPPQTLAKEGEARIAKTKPLTYNLSKDRASLRINSTRGGSQADDIDRRFGK from the coding sequence ATGCTCAACTGGAAAAGAACCATCCTGACCACTAGTTCTTTGTGCCTGTTTCTCTGCTCTGCAACCCTACCAGTCTTAGCTAAACCAACCCCACAAAGAAAACCCGCAGCCACATCATCAAGCCTCTACGAACAAGCTAAAAAACAACTCCCTGAAGATTTTTATGCTCTTTACCGAGTCGTAGATCGGATTGCACGTGCCAATGAATTTGATACTCGACCTTGGCGGATAGTCGCTATCCCCAAATATGATGTCAATGCTTTTGCGACTGATGTCAATCTCATAGCTGTGTACGATGGTATACTTGACCAATTAGCAGGCGATTCTTCAGCATTAGCTTGTGTAGTTGCCCACGAAATGGGTCATCATGTTAAACGCCATCTCGCTGTGGGTGCAGCGCAAAAAACTGAGTTGATTGCCAAAATTGAGGAAGAAGCCAAAAAAGAAGTTTTAGGAGAACAACAAGCTGCAAATAACGAATCAACTGCTGCTGTTGTTGGTGGTGCAGTTGTGAATCGTGTAGTTGGGGGAACTATTGGCGGTTTGTTAGGATCTGTGCTGGGAAATCAAGGCGTGCAACGCCAAGCAGATTCACAAAAACGCATTAATCTAATTATTGAAACCAAGAAAAAAGAGCTAGAAGAACGTCTAGCAACACAAGAAAGACAGCATGAAACCGAAGCTGATGAAATTGGCTATATAGCCTCTGTTAAAGCAGGTTTTGATCCTGAAGGCTGTCTGAGAGTTATGCAGGTGCTATCTCAAATTCCTGGTTCGGAAGCTGATACAGATCATCCATCTGTACCCAAAAGAATTGAAGCAATTAAAGCTTTAACGATTAAATATCCACCGCAAACTTTGGCGAAAGAAGGCGAAGCTAGAATCGCTAAAACCAAACCTCTAACCTATAACCTTTCTAAAGATCGGGCATCGTTAAGAATTAACTCCACTCGTGGCGGATCGCAAGCCGATGATATAGACCGGAGATTTGGTAAGTAA
- a CDS encoding multi-sensor signal transduction histidine kinase, with protein sequence MTAGLDLGWKILGYQVVEQLHVSSKTIVYRGIRETDQQPVIIKYLKSNYPSFKELLQFRNQYAIAKNLDFPGVVQHYSLEPYGNSYVLIMEDFGGISLRDYTKTQPLEIGEFLAIALQIVDILHELHQHRVIHKDLKPDNIVIHPQTKEVKLIDFSIASLLPRGTQEIKSPHILEGTLTYISPEQTGRMNRGIDYRSDFYSLGIAFFELLTGQPPFQSHDPIELIHCHIVKQPAPLEQFKIRFEESTTEVTAANEWLHCSLNSKFKVEAIPKPVSDIIVKLLAKNAEDRYQSALGLRYDLEICLTQWQKTGKIEPFAIGQRDVCNRFPTPEKLYGRQAEVQTLLDAFEQESVRNTLPLLAEGYQSGLETGDLPWASICAIAYIMHSWLAGQDLIEINREAAEFCTQLTQLKQDALVSQIRIFQQAVLNLLADIHEPWHFVGDAFNEEQMLPILQQGKDQTALCYFHCNKLVLYYLFGEFASAVSAAIATENYLSAATGLFILSSFYTYDSLAHLAIYPQVSPEEQQRIEERVSTNQAKIKKWADAAPANHLHKFYLVEAERHRVFDCKAAALEFYDLAITTARTNDYPHEEALANELAAKFYLEWGKNSIIQEYLINAYYCYARWGATAKIKHLEKRYSQFLIPILQSDSMLLFSDVTIPTEMSTTYNDSIRETTKYSSSGVSAALDLATVLDSFQMLSSEIHLEKLLSTLLQVVLENAGADKCALLLNKEDRLVVEATIAVGQEPILLQSLPLEKTQELPILLIKSVKRTLQPSVLIDVAFDPLLMADPYILHHQPKSILCTPIMHQGKLLGILYLENNLLTGAFTSERVEILNLICTQAAISLENARLYQRSQIYSQQLEQSLEELRASDTRFQNLADNIPGMIYQFRLASDGSTSTPYVSCGCYELYEVTPEEVLAGTYNLYSMNHPDELSQLEQLITHSAQTLTPFRHEWRIITPSGKLKWIQSAAQPQLQKDGSIIWDGIVIDISERQAALRERKLAEAQAQQKAQELEQALQDLQQTQLQLVQNEKMSALGNLVAGVAHEINNPLGFLAGNLQPAKNYIQDLLGILDLYEQQFPDPGEAIAEEIEAIDLEYLREDLPKLIDSMKFGIDRIRSISNSLRIFSRADRDEKIPFNIHEGLNSTIMILKHRLKANEQRPAIEVITNYGNLPAVECFPGQINQVFMNILANAIDSLEEFNQQRRQGKFRPHSHQITIHTELVQDRVVIRIKDNGIGMSEEVKARIFEHLYTTKAVGKGTGLGLAIARQIIIERHQGSIDVDSVLGEGSEFIITLPIKAQSSL encoded by the coding sequence ATGACCGCAGGGCTGGACTTGGGATGGAAAATTTTAGGATACCAAGTTGTCGAACAACTCCATGTTAGTTCAAAAACTATTGTTTATCGAGGTATCCGAGAAACCGACCAGCAACCTGTAATTATCAAGTATCTGAAATCTAATTACCCAAGTTTTAAAGAACTGTTACAGTTTCGCAACCAGTACGCGATCGCCAAAAATCTAGACTTTCCTGGTGTAGTGCAACATTACAGCCTCGAACCTTATGGTAATAGCTATGTGCTAATCATGGAAGACTTTGGTGGAATTTCGCTGCGAGACTATACCAAAACACAACCTCTAGAAATCGGCGAATTTTTGGCGATCGCGCTGCAAATTGTCGATATCCTCCACGAACTGCATCAGCACCGGGTGATTCACAAGGATCTCAAACCCGATAATATCGTCATCCATCCCCAGACTAAAGAAGTTAAACTGATTGACTTTAGCATAGCTTCCCTGCTACCCAGAGGAACTCAGGAAATTAAAAGCCCACATATTCTAGAAGGAACCCTAACTTACATTTCTCCAGAACAAACTGGACGGATGAACAGAGGAATTGACTATCGCAGTGATTTCTATTCCTTGGGGATCGCCTTTTTTGAACTGCTGACAGGTCAGCCTCCCTTTCAATCCCATGACCCAATCGAGTTGATTCACTGTCATATTGTCAAACAACCTGCACCTTTAGAGCAATTCAAAATTCGGTTTGAAGAGTCTACTACAGAGGTGACTGCTGCAAACGAGTGGCTTCACTGTTCGCTAAATTCCAAATTCAAAGTTGAAGCAATTCCCAAACCAGTTTCAGACATCATTGTGAAATTGCTGGCGAAAAATGCCGAAGACCGCTATCAGAGTGCATTAGGGCTGAGATATGATTTGGAAATTTGTTTAACTCAATGGCAAAAAACCGGAAAAATTGAACCTTTCGCGATTGGACAACGAGATGTGTGTAATCGCTTCCCGACTCCGGAAAAACTCTATGGTCGCCAAGCAGAAGTACAAACTTTGCTAGATGCATTCGAGCAAGAATCTGTCAGAAATACCTTACCTTTGCTTGCAGAAGGCTACCAAAGTGGATTAGAAACTGGAGACTTACCTTGGGCTAGTATTTGCGCGATCGCTTACATTATGCATTCTTGGTTGGCTGGACAAGATTTAATAGAAATAAATCGCGAAGCTGCGGAGTTTTGTACGCAGTTAACTCAACTCAAACAAGATGCACTAGTAAGTCAAATTCGCATTTTTCAGCAAGCGGTTTTAAATTTATTGGCGGATATTCATGAACCTTGGCATTTTGTGGGAGATGCTTTTAATGAAGAGCAAATGCTGCCAATTCTGCAACAAGGAAAAGACCAAACAGCCCTGTGCTATTTTCATTGCAATAAACTAGTACTTTATTATTTATTTGGGGAATTTGCATCGGCAGTTTCAGCTGCGATCGCTACAGAAAATTACCTGAGTGCGGCAACAGGATTATTTATCTTGTCTAGTTTCTATACCTATGATTCTCTAGCTCATTTAGCAATTTATCCTCAAGTTTCCCCAGAGGAACAACAACGCATTGAGGAACGAGTTTCTACCAACCAAGCAAAAATTAAAAAGTGGGCTGATGCTGCGCCAGCAAATCACCTGCACAAATTTTATTTAGTGGAAGCAGAACGCCATCGTGTTTTCGATTGCAAAGCCGCAGCACTTGAATTTTATGACTTGGCAATTACTACAGCTAGAACCAACGATTACCCCCATGAAGAAGCTTTAGCCAACGAACTGGCAGCCAAATTCTATTTAGAATGGGGCAAAAATAGCATAATTCAAGAGTATTTAATTAACGCTTACTATTGCTATGCCCGTTGGGGTGCAACTGCCAAAATTAAGCATTTAGAAAAACGCTATTCACAGTTTCTTATTCCAATTTTACAATCAGATAGTATGCTGTTATTTTCTGATGTGACTATCCCAACGGAGATGTCCACTACATATAATGACAGTATCAGAGAAACTACAAAATATAGTAGCAGTGGTGTTTCGGCGGCATTAGATTTAGCAACCGTTTTAGATTCTTTTCAGATGCTTTCTAGCGAAATTCATCTAGAAAAATTACTTTCAACTTTGCTGCAAGTCGTGCTAGAAAATGCAGGCGCAGATAAATGTGCGTTGCTCCTAAATAAAGAAGATAGGTTAGTTGTGGAAGCAACAATTGCAGTAGGGCAAGAACCGATCCTGCTACAATCTCTGCCCTTAGAAAAGACTCAGGAACTTCCAATTTTATTAATTAAATCTGTCAAAAGAACGCTGCAACCTTCAGTATTAATTGATGTTGCCTTCGATCCTTTACTGATGGCCGATCCCTACATTTTGCATCATCAGCCCAAGAGTATTTTATGTACCCCAATTATGCATCAGGGCAAACTGTTGGGGATTTTATATCTAGAAAATAATTTGCTGACGGGAGCATTTACAAGCGAACGCGTCGAAATTCTCAATCTTATCTGTACTCAAGCTGCTATTTCTTTAGAAAATGCTCGTCTCTACCAGCGTTCTCAGATTTACAGTCAGCAGTTGGAGCAATCTTTAGAAGAACTGCGAGCTAGTGATACCCGCTTTCAGAACCTCGCTGATAATATCCCCGGAATGATTTACCAGTTTCGTTTAGCTAGCGATGGTTCTACATCAACACCTTATGTCAGTTGTGGTTGCTACGAGTTGTATGAGGTGACACCAGAAGAAGTGCTAGCGGGAACGTATAATCTTTACTCCATGAATCATCCCGACGAGCTTTCACAGCTTGAGCAGTTAATTACTCACTCTGCGCAAACTTTAACGCCATTTAGGCACGAATGGCGGATTATCACACCTTCAGGAAAATTAAAATGGATTCAATCGGCTGCCCAGCCTCAACTACAAAAAGATGGCTCGATTATATGGGATGGTATCGTCATTGATATTAGCGAACGGCAAGCTGCGCTGCGCGAACGCAAACTTGCGGAAGCGCAAGCGCAGCAAAAAGCTCAAGAATTAGAACAAGCCTTGCAAGATTTGCAACAAACCCAATTACAACTGGTGCAAAATGAGAAAATGTCTGCCTTGGGTAATCTGGTTGCAGGTGTGGCACATGAAATCAATAATCCCCTGGGATTCTTAGCAGGTAACTTGCAACCCGCTAAAAATTATATTCAAGACCTCTTGGGAATACTCGATCTCTATGAGCAACAATTTCCCGATCCCGGTGAAGCGATCGCAGAGGAAATAGAAGCGATCGACCTGGAATATCTGCGTGAAGACTTACCCAAGCTCATCGACTCTATGAAATTTGGTATCGATCGCATTCGCAGTATTAGTAATAGTCTGCGGATCTTTTCCCGCGCCGATCGAGATGAAAAAATTCCTTTTAATATTCACGAAGGTCTTAACAGTACTATCATGATTCTCAAGCATCGCCTCAAAGCTAACGAACAACGTCCCGCAATTGAGGTAATTACAAATTATGGGAATTTACCTGCGGTGGAATGCTTTCCCGGACAAATTAACCAAGTGTTTATGAATATTTTGGCAAACGCCATTGATAGTTTAGAGGAATTCAACCAGCAACGCCGACAAGGTAAGTTTCGTCCGCATTCGCATCAAATCACAATTCATACCGAACTCGTTCAAGATCGTGTCGTTATTCGCATCAAAGATAACGGTATCGGTATGAGCGAAGAAGTCAAGGCGAGAATCTTTGAACACCTGTATACTACCAAAGCCGTTGGCAAAGGTACGGGTTTGGGATTAGCGATCGCGCGTCAAATTATCATTGAGCGCCATCAGGGAAGCATTGATGTAGATTCAGTTCTCGGTGAAGGTTCCGAGTTTATCATTACGCTACCGATTAAAGCTCAAAGTAGCCTGTAA
- a CDS encoding neutral zinc metallopeptidase family protein, giving the protein MRWEFGRRSTNVEDRRGTRISAPVVGGGIGAVILSLIVAFLGGDPSVIWDQTQTPSDRPYSQSPQTQRSAAEDRMADFVSVVLADTEDTWKSIFQQQGRTYQEPTLVLFTDAVESACGLTRSAVGPFYCPSDRKLYIDLSFYQDLKTRYKAPGDFAQAYVIAHEVGHHVQNLMGISDRVRRLQSQADRAEANQLSVRQELQADCFAGVWAYHADRSRQIVEAGDVEEALNAASSIGDDRLQTQARGYAIPETFTHGSSAQRVRWFQRGIQTGNPAQCNTFAAANP; this is encoded by the coding sequence ATGCGTTGGGAATTTGGGCGTAGAAGCACCAATGTAGAAGATAGGCGCGGAACTCGAATTTCGGCTCCTGTTGTGGGCGGTGGTATTGGCGCAGTAATTCTATCGCTGATAGTTGCGTTCTTAGGTGGCGATCCCAGTGTCATTTGGGATCAAACACAAACTCCGAGCGATCGCCCTTACTCCCAATCTCCCCAAACCCAACGTTCGGCGGCTGAGGATCGCATGGCTGATTTTGTGTCGGTTGTCCTAGCTGATACAGAAGATACATGGAAAAGCATATTTCAGCAACAAGGAAGAACTTATCAAGAACCAACTTTAGTTCTGTTTACAGATGCGGTGGAGTCTGCTTGTGGCTTGACGCGATCGGCTGTCGGCCCGTTTTATTGTCCTAGCGATCGCAAGCTATATATCGATTTAAGCTTTTATCAGGATTTGAAGACTCGCTACAAAGCACCAGGCGACTTTGCTCAAGCTTATGTAATTGCCCATGAAGTTGGACATCACGTGCAAAATCTGATGGGGATTTCCGATCGCGTGCGCAGATTGCAGAGTCAAGCCGATCGCGCAGAAGCCAATCAACTTTCAGTCCGCCAAGAGTTACAGGCGGATTGTTTCGCTGGCGTTTGGGCTTATCATGCAGATCGTTCCCGCCAAATTGTCGAAGCTGGCGATGTTGAAGAAGCATTAAATGCAGCAAGCAGTATTGGCGACGATCGCTTGCAAACTCAAGCCAGAGGTTATGCAATTCCTGAGACTTTTACTCATGGAAGTTCAGCCCAAAGAGTCCGCTGGTTCCAAAGAGGAATTCAAACTGGTAATCCTGCACAATGCAATACTTTTGCAGCAGCAAATCCTTAA
- the patN gene encoding heterocyst differentiation related protein PatN has protein sequence MSESMAFIGGVAVAGLAALLLLKGAGNSVQPNFAVTPQMPANVLPSQVMPPQYPYQQPLYPNNQPPAAPNSERIADIEALKSEMARLKTDNEQLRTQNQQLQWQFQSYNQQQQQLFAQQNNQKAALQPQTPWWSSPIVWAVGGMTLTIGGGVVVAGVLALFSPKQRTTRTVQVIHPYQGPTQPLVPVRRTEFLPPRMEARRVETPEYDEMH, from the coding sequence ATGAGTGAGAGTATGGCGTTTATCGGCGGAGTTGCCGTAGCAGGACTGGCAGCTCTCTTATTGCTCAAAGGGGCAGGTAATTCTGTCCAACCTAACTTTGCTGTCACCCCACAGATGCCTGCTAACGTATTACCATCTCAGGTAATGCCACCGCAATATCCCTATCAGCAACCGCTGTATCCCAATAATCAGCCCCCAGCGGCTCCCAATTCTGAGCGCATAGCGGATATCGAAGCCCTCAAGTCGGAAATGGCGCGTTTAAAAACCGATAACGAACAGTTGAGAACGCAAAATCAACAGCTTCAGTGGCAATTCCAAAGTTATAACCAGCAGCAACAACAGCTGTTTGCTCAACAAAATAACCAGAAAGCAGCTTTACAACCTCAAACTCCTTGGTGGTCTTCACCGATAGTTTGGGCAGTTGGCGGTATGACTTTAACTATCGGTGGTGGGGTTGTCGTCGCTGGAGTGTTAGCTTTATTTTCACCAAAACAGCGTACTACTCGCACTGTCCAAGTGATTCATCCTTACCAAGGCCCTACACAACCTTTAGTTCCCGTACGTCGGACAGAGTTTTTGCCACCTCGCATGGAAGCCAGACGCGTGGAAACACCAGAATACGACGAAATGCATTAA
- the zwf gene encoding glucose-6-phosphate 1-dehydrogenase: MTDANINNLTNELLDQPAPPCVMVIFGAAGDLTKRLLIPALYNLARAGLLPKEFAVVGVARAQMSNDEFRAKLSQDIQKFATVPVDAQLWEKFQQRLYYLAGEFEDTNTYSDLENLLAHVDQEAGTQGNYLYYLATSPNFFSNIIWQLGASGLSREEHGHWRRVIIEKPFGHDLDSARALNKNISSVLAENQIYRIDHYLGKETVQNILVFRFGNGLYEPIWNHRYIDHIQITVAEKVGVEGRGGFYEGTGAVRDMVQNHLFQLLSMIAMEPPVSFEADAVRDEKSKLLKSIQPLTPEDVLTHTVRGQYGKGTIDGSTVPGYRSEPRVAPDSTTETYAALKLNIDNWRWAGVPFYLRTGKHLTQRVTEVAIQFKRVPSLLFRQTSIDCLTPNFLVLRIQPNEGISFQFGAKIPGPTVRMGAVEMDFCYADYFGATPSTGYETLLYDCMIGDATLFQRADNVELGWSVVTPILDVWKALPPRNFPNYAAGSWGPKEADELLARDGRQWRAIAEG; encoded by the coding sequence ATGACTGATGCAAACATCAATAATCTAACTAATGAATTACTAGATCAACCAGCACCGCCATGTGTCATGGTCATCTTTGGTGCTGCGGGTGATTTAACCAAACGTCTATTAATACCAGCTCTTTACAATCTGGCACGCGCTGGTCTGCTACCAAAAGAATTTGCAGTCGTTGGTGTAGCTCGTGCGCAGATGAGTAATGACGAGTTTCGCGCCAAGTTAAGTCAGGATATCCAGAAGTTTGCCACAGTTCCAGTAGACGCGCAGCTGTGGGAAAAATTTCAACAACGGCTGTATTATTTGGCAGGCGAATTTGAAGATACAAATACTTATAGCGACCTGGAAAATTTACTAGCACATGTAGACCAAGAAGCGGGTACTCAAGGTAACTACCTCTACTACCTAGCAACTTCGCCTAACTTTTTTAGCAACATCATCTGGCAACTTGGAGCTAGTGGTTTGTCTCGTGAAGAACACGGACATTGGCGGCGCGTCATCATTGAAAAACCTTTCGGGCATGATTTAGATTCTGCACGGGCGCTGAACAAAAATATCTCCAGTGTGTTAGCAGAAAATCAAATTTATCGCATCGATCATTATCTTGGTAAAGAGACGGTACAAAATATTCTGGTTTTTCGGTTTGGTAACGGACTTTATGAGCCGATTTGGAATCACCGTTACATCGACCACATACAAATTACGGTGGCGGAAAAAGTCGGTGTCGAGGGAAGAGGTGGTTTCTATGAAGGGACGGGTGCTGTCCGCGATATGGTGCAAAATCACTTGTTTCAATTGCTCTCAATGATTGCAATGGAACCACCTGTCTCATTTGAGGCGGATGCTGTGCGAGATGAAAAATCTAAATTGCTCAAGTCAATTCAACCTCTCACACCCGAAGATGTGCTGACGCATACGGTGCGGGGACAGTACGGTAAAGGAACGATCGACGGGTCAACTGTACCTGGCTACCGTTCTGAACCACGAGTTGCGCCAGATTCTACTACTGAAACCTATGCTGCTTTAAAGTTGAATATCGATAACTGGCGCTGGGCTGGTGTACCATTCTACCTACGTACAGGTAAACATTTAACCCAGCGTGTAACAGAAGTGGCTATTCAGTTTAAGCGAGTTCCTTCTCTGTTATTCCGCCAAACATCTATCGATTGCCTCACACCCAACTTTTTAGTACTCCGGATTCAGCCAAATGAAGGTATTAGCTTTCAATTTGGCGCGAAAATTCCCGGCCCGACTGTACGCATGGGTGCAGTAGAAATGGACTTTTGTTACGCCGATTATTTTGGTGCTACACCCAGTACGGGCTACGAAACCCTACTCTATGACTGCATGATTGGCGATGCCACTTTGTTTCAGCGCGCTGATAATGTGGAGTTGGGCTGGAGTGTGGTGACTCCGATTCTGGATGTCTGGAAAGCACTTCCCCCACGTAATTTTCCCAACTATGCGGCGGGTAGTTGGGGGCCAAAGGAAGCAGATGAACTATTAGCACGGGATGGACGTCAATGGCGGGCTATTGCTGAAGGCTAA
- a CDS encoding NUDIX hydrolase yields the protein MSPKVNKVFKQSGVIPYRIQDGKIEVLLITSRDRQNWVIPKGDIPNGMSPPDSAAKEAWEEAGIIGQINTREIGTYRYRKQGKNYRVKMYLLPVEQLSEDYPEAGHRERQWLDVPNAIGLIKVTSLKRIFKVFLLTDIISG from the coding sequence ATGAGTCCAAAAGTCAACAAAGTATTCAAGCAGTCCGGGGTGATTCCTTATAGAATTCAAGATGGCAAAATCGAAGTCTTGCTAATTACCAGCCGCGATCGCCAAAATTGGGTAATACCCAAAGGAGATATTCCCAATGGTATGAGTCCACCAGATTCAGCAGCCAAAGAAGCTTGGGAGGAAGCGGGAATAATTGGTCAGATAAATACTCGTGAAATTGGTACTTATAGGTATCGCAAACAAGGTAAAAATTACCGTGTCAAGATGTATTTATTACCAGTAGAGCAGCTGAGTGAAGATTATCCCGAAGCGGGTCATAGAGAACGGCAATGGCTAGATGTGCCAAATGCGATCGGGCTGATTAAAGTTACGTCTCTCAAACGAATTTTCAAAGTATTTTTGCTAACAGATATCATTTCCGGTTGA
- a CDS encoding putative poly-gamma-glutamate biosynthesis protein — protein MVNQKLGRLFSVGFISVCFCLGIGIGIIIRFGQIQRSDAATSPTENLPFPFVIPENQQIPSDTITIKAVGDVIPGTNFPNHRLPRFRDELLPKSVRGYLQGADILFGNFESSLTTYPYSSKDMSKGQIFAFRSPPDYAKLFADVGFDVFNLANNHAMDFGIVGFQDTVKNLAAVGIETLGHKNQILYLEANNIPVAMIGFTTYNFYNSVHDLAAAKALVLEAKNNANIVVVSMQVGAEGTGALHVKDKTEFFYGENRGNSLKFARTMIDMGADLVIGHGPHVPRALEVYKGKLIAYSLGNFLGYRTLSTAAETGYSMILEAKLNSKGDLVSGKVIPIHLDRQGIPRVDQRFRTVGLLRYLNNQDFPNNPLKFNKKGEIVVMNSK, from the coding sequence ATGGTTAATCAAAAGCTGGGACGTTTGTTTTCAGTGGGGTTTATTAGTGTTTGCTTTTGTTTGGGTATTGGTATAGGAATTATTATCCGTTTTGGACAGATACAGCGTTCAGATGCGGCAACATCACCTACAGAAAATCTACCATTTCCCTTCGTTATTCCTGAAAATCAGCAAATACCTTCAGACACAATCACTATTAAAGCAGTTGGAGATGTAATTCCGGGAACCAATTTTCCTAATCATAGATTGCCTCGCTTTCGCGATGAACTGCTGCCAAAATCGGTAAGAGGTTATTTACAAGGGGCTGATATTTTATTTGGGAATTTTGAAAGTAGTTTAACTACCTATCCTTACAGTTCTAAAGATATGAGTAAAGGACAAATTTTTGCCTTTCGCTCTCCACCTGATTATGCCAAGCTATTTGCTGATGTTGGGTTTGATGTCTTCAATTTGGCAAACAACCATGCAATGGATTTTGGTATTGTCGGTTTTCAAGATACAGTCAAGAATCTCGCGGCTGTTGGTATCGAAACATTAGGTCATAAAAACCAAATTCTCTATTTAGAAGCTAATAATATTCCGGTAGCAATGATCGGATTTACTACTTATAATTTTTATAATTCTGTTCACGATCTAGCAGCAGCAAAAGCTCTAGTATTAGAAGCCAAAAATAATGCCAATATTGTAGTCGTATCAATGCAAGTAGGGGCTGAAGGCACAGGCGCATTACACGTTAAGGATAAAACAGAGTTTTTCTATGGAGAAAACCGAGGCAATTCTCTAAAGTTTGCCCGCACAATGATAGATATGGGTGCGGACTTAGTGATTGGACACGGGCCTCATGTTCCCAGAGCATTAGAGGTGTATAAAGGAAAATTGATTGCTTATTCTTTGGGCAACTTTTTAGGATACCGAACTTTATCTACCGCTGCTGAGACAGGTTATTCAATGATTTTAGAAGCTAAACTTAACTCTAAAGGCGATTTGGTATCTGGTAAAGTTATTCCGATTCATCTAGATCGTCAAGGAATTCCCAGAGTCGATCAGCGTTTCCGAACTGTGGGACTTTTGCGCTATTTAAACAATCAAGATTTTCCCAATAATCCGCTGAAGTTTAATAAAAAAGGCGAGATTGTCGTGATGAATAGTAAGTAG